The following coding sequences are from one Paenibacillus stellifer window:
- a CDS encoding anti-sigma factor family protein, producing MSNHPEKHPEEQLSAYLDGELGEEDRMLVESHLKECPECRMLVDELLSNQHLLLSAFESMSPREDLEASVAAHISKEAHPLPVVKRTLSFALSAISFFAVIGLVLGALYIKMFAGAVKLMKPLLFLSTHLIAEMPLLMGVVILFSVTALTLSAVSLLRLLRTTTS from the coding sequence ATGAGTAACCATCCGGAAAAGCATCCTGAAGAACAACTGTCTGCATACCTGGACGGCGAGCTGGGCGAGGAAGACCGGATGCTGGTGGAGTCCCATCTAAAGGAATGTCCGGAATGCAGAATGCTGGTGGATGAACTGCTAAGTAATCAGCACCTGCTATTATCGGCTTTTGAGTCGATGAGCCCGCGTGAAGACCTTGAAGCCTCGGTTGCTGCTCATATTTCTAAAGAGGCTCATCCGCTTCCTGTCGTGAAACGGACACTTTCCTTCGCGCTATCGGCGATTTCATTTTTTGCCGTGATCGGTCTAGTATTGGGGGCACTATACATTAAAATGTTCGCGGGAGCCGTGAAACTGATGAAGCCGCTGCTGTTCTTATCGACTCATCTGATTGCCGAAATGCCGCTGCTCATGGGCGTTGTAATTCTGTTCTCGGTGACCGCGCTGACGCTGTCAGCGGTTTCGCTGCTTCGGCTGCTACGGACAACGACAAGTTAA
- a CDS encoding RNA polymerase sigma factor, producing the protein MDEELNRLIRRARSGDQVAFSELVTRYKGRVYRYAAGMLGDRSDAEDVTQEAFVKAYFSLDALDHDYAFTSWLFRIVSNLCKDYLRKRGKTRNAEAPPPDETIPDPSRSDPIGNLSLKISLDEALRHLSVDHREVLLLYDVQGFRYDEIAELVHVPLGTVKSRLFAARMALRNELKEEGLK; encoded by the coding sequence GTGGATGAAGAACTGAACCGACTGATACGCCGGGCAAGAAGCGGCGACCAGGTGGCTTTTTCGGAATTGGTCACCAGGTACAAAGGAAGAGTCTACCGCTATGCAGCCGGCATGCTCGGAGACCGGTCCGATGCTGAAGACGTGACTCAGGAGGCATTTGTGAAGGCCTATTTTTCGCTGGATGCACTTGATCATGATTATGCCTTCACTTCCTGGTTGTTCCGGATCGTCTCCAATCTCTGCAAGGACTATTTAAGAAAAAGAGGAAAGACGCGCAATGCGGAAGCCCCGCCTCCGGATGAGACGATCCCGGACCCTTCGCGGTCTGATCCCATTGGGAATTTATCGCTGAAGATATCTCTGGATGAAGCGCTCCGCCATCTCAGCGTCGATCACAGAGAGGTTCTTCTGCTGTATGATGTACAAGGGTTCCGATATGATGAAATTGCAGAGCTGGTGCATGTGCCGCTAGGGACGGTGAAATCCAGGCTGTTCGCGGCCCGGATGGCGCTGCGTAATGAGTTAAAGGAGGAAGGGCTGAAATGA